In Armigeres subalbatus isolate Guangzhou_Male unplaced genomic scaffold, GZ_Asu_2 Contig38, whole genome shotgun sequence, a single window of DNA contains:
- the LOC134204070 gene encoding muscle M-line assembly protein unc-89-like, whose translation MIWSENIELAVLGPVPKGNPEGKPPRFPQKPTISQKGDVLSMECILEALPVADITWFHGTESITDGERFKILRKAISNDTYLLTLQISQPTANDGGIYRCHAFNPFGESNAHITLNFKANENDRGFAPSFVEKPKIIPNKLGTLITMKCRCRSKPKPTVKWMRKKQEVKSSNRVALEVKTVDEDTYELTLNIKDPSSEDGGSYSCVISNEFGESSATLNLNIESEQESTKNAPIFVEKPHIISLDNGKLVRMECKVKTDIKPDITWTREGKIIKETSKLKITMTAEKDVYHISLVLKDPQTEDSGTYKCNIKNILGELNANLILNIEIVPVIKEKPKLVTNVKKRTASIECAVASRFKPECIWMKETTVIKETHRHTIKIEETREGEFSVKLNITDLSEADFGAYKLVAKNDKGQATSQVIEIKDIVFEKPPPTKPIIEPKLKDVEVDEGGNLTLAVGLVHPDRHFKVYWYKNKTILKASETVIQDFTGRMAKLTVKNCTVEDAGTYKISISNELQSDESEAKVKIIEKPKPKEEEKKKKVVKKEEKVEEKKVEEKKVEIKVEEKKAEIKVEEKKAEIKVEQKKAELKVEEKKAELKVEKKVEEKKAEVKVEEKKVEEKKVEEKKEVKKKVAAKKEEKIEIKVEEAKKEEKIEIKVEEPKKPEVPKIMETKEPETKKGLEAPSIEIVRDKGGSRRGSFLDDRRPSLLMGDDTKLRPGEVIDERKVNIWCARFAPALKLARGSH comes from the exons ATGATATGGAGCGAAAACATTGAACTGGCCGTTTTGGGGCCGGTTCCCAAAGG AAACCCGGAGGGTAAACCACCCCGTTTTCCACAAAAGCCCACCATTTCCCAGAAGGGCGATGTGCTCTCGATGGAGTGCATCCTGGAGGCCTTACCGGTGGCCGACATTACCTGGTTCCACGGTACCGAATCCATTACCGATGGCGAGCGGTTCAAAATCTTGCGCAAAGCGATCTCAAACGATACCTACCTGCTAACACTCCAAATTTCACAACCAACCGCCAACGATGGGGGCATCTACCGGTGCCATGCTTTCAACCCGTTTGGGGAAAGTAACGCACACATTACGCTTAACTTCAAAG CGAACGAAAACGATCGAGGCTTTGCTCCGTCGTTTGTGGAGAAACCGAAGATCATCCCGAACAAACTGGGCACGCTGATAACGATGAAGTGTAGATGTAGATCGAAACCGAAACCGACCGTCAAGTGGATGCGCAAAAAACAGGAAGTCAAATCGTCCAACAGGGTTGCCCTGGAAGTGAAGACCGTCGACGAGGACACGTACGAGCTGACGTTAAACATCAAGGACCCCAGCTCGGAGGACGGTGGCAGCTATTCGTGTGTGATCAGCAACGAGTTTGGCGAGAGCAGTGCGACGCTGAATTTGAACATCGAATCCGAACAGGAATCGACAAAGAATGCTCCTATCTTTGTCGAGAAGCCGCACATCATATCGCTGGACAACGGTAAGCTGGTTCGCATGGAATGCAAAGTCAAAACCGACATCAAGCCGGACATTACGTGGACACGCGAGGGCAAAATCATTAAGGAAACCAGCAAGCTGAAGATAACGATGACGGCTGAAAAAGACGTATACCACATCTCCCTGGTGCTGAAAGATCCACAGACGGAAGACTCCGGCACGTACAAGTGTAACATTAAGAACATTCTCGGTGAATTAAATGCCAATTTAATTCTCAACATTGAGA tTGTTCCAGTCATCAAGGAAAAACCGAAACTGGTGACGAACGTCAAGAAGCGAACGGCATCGATCGAGTGTGCGGTCGCATCCCGCTTCAAGCCGGAGTGCATTTGGATGAAGGAGACGACGGTGATCAAGGAGACGCACCGTCATACCATCAAGATCGAGGAAACTCGCGAAGGCGAGTTCTCCGTCAAGCTCAACATCACCGATCTGAGCGAAGCTGACTTTGGTGCGTACAAACTGGTGGCGAAGAACGACAAGGGCCAGGCAACTTCACAGGTCATCGAGATCAAGGACATCGTGTTCGAGAAGCCACCACCGACCAAGCCGATCATCGAGCCGAAACTGAAGGACGTGGAGGTGGATGAGGGCGGCAATCTGACGTTGGCTGTCGGCCTGGTCCATCCGGATCGTCACTTCAAGGTGTACTGGTATAAGAACAAGACCATCCTGAAGGCCAGCGAGACGGTTATTCAGGATTTCACCGGACGCATGGCTAAGCTGACGGTCAAAAACTGCACCGTGGAGGATGCCGGTACCTACAAGATATCGATCAGCAACGAACTCCAGAGCGACGAGTCCGAGGCCAAGGTTAAAATCATAGAGAAACCGAAGCCAAAGGaagaggagaagaagaagaaggtcgtGAAGAAGGAGGAGAAGGTCGAAGAAAAGAAGGTCGAGGAGAAGAAGGTGGAAATTAAGGTCGAAGAGAAGAAGGCTGAGATCAAGGTCGAGGAGAAGAAGGCTGAGATTAAGGTGGAACAGAAGAAGGCCGAACTGAAAGTGGAGGAGAAGAAGGCTGAGCTTAAGGTGGAAAAGAAGGTTGAAGAGAAGAAGGCAGAGGTGAaggtggaagagaagaaggtaGAGGAGAAAAAGGTGGAGGAGAAGAAGGAAGTCAAGAAAAAGGTCGCTGCCAAGAAGGAGGAAAAGATCGAAATCAAGGTTGAGGAAGCCAAAAAGGAAGAGAAGATCGAAATCAAGGTTGAGGAGCCAAAGAAACCGGAAGTGCCGAAGATCATGGAAACCAAAGAA CCCGAGACCAAGAAGGGTCTGGAAGCTCCCAGCATCGAAATCGTTCGTGACAAGGGTGGCAGTCGACGTGGTTCATTCTTGGACGATCGCCGTCCAAGTTTGTTGATGGGTGATGAT ACGAAGCTACGACCCGGAGAGGTTATCGACGAACGAAAGGTGAATATCTGGTGCGCACGATTCGCGCCTGCTTTGAAGCTGGCTAGAGGCAGCCATTGA